The Zestosphaera sp. genome includes a window with the following:
- a CDS encoding AMP phosphorylase has protein sequence MLVNVKILDLDVGDLRLVLVPRNIAESMGIAGGLRVKLRSGERTSSAWVMVSDVKDDAILLSKSVAESLGSPDKVDASIHSSTPAVDYIRRKLSGLKLGQDEIYVIIKDLVSGLLSDAEIAALVAAQASVGMDVDEIVFLTRAMVEAGNLLRFEEPAYDIHSIGGVPGNSKVSLVAVPIVASAGVLIPKTSSRAITSPAGTADTMEVFAPVTFTVEEVFNLIKKVKGFIIWGGTLNLAPADDILIRVEHQLKLDPVSQMIASILSKKLSMGISSLIIDIPTGREAKVESVEEARNLSSLFTQVGGRLGLNLRCAITYGGQPIGYSIGPALEAQEALQTLMGEGPMSVREKAVALSGLVLEMAGVAPKGGGRKVASDILDSGKAYLTFKAIVEAMGGNPNVRPEEIPVGKYKAEVKAPIDGYVTNVYNKSLTQLAVAAGAPFDKGAGVKLHVKTGHKVREGQLLLEIYSNSESLLDEALELISKLRPISIEGMLLETYPEYI, from the coding sequence ATGCTCGTTAACGTTAAGATCCTCGATCTCGACGTCGGAGATTTAAGGTTGGTTCTAGTGCCGAGGAACATAGCCGAAAGCATGGGAATTGCTGGCGGTCTGAGGGTTAAGCTCAGAAGCGGGGAGAGAACCTCCTCGGCATGGGTTATGGTGAGCGATGTTAAGGATGATGCTATATTATTAAGTAAGAGTGTTGCGGAGTCGCTAGGTAGCCCTGATAAAGTTGATGCAAGCATACACTCATCAACTCCTGCTGTCGACTACATCAGGAGGAAACTCAGCGGTCTTAAGCTGGGTCAGGATGAGATATACGTAATCATTAAGGATCTAGTATCTGGTCTCCTAAGCGATGCAGAGATAGCTGCCTTAGTAGCCGCTCAAGCAAGTGTGGGTATGGATGTAGACGAAATCGTATTCCTAACTAGAGCCATGGTTGAGGCAGGTAACTTACTTAGATTTGAGGAGCCCGCCTACGATATACACTCAATCGGCGGGGTGCCGGGGAACTCTAAGGTCTCTTTAGTTGCTGTCCCCATAGTAGCGTCGGCAGGCGTACTTATACCCAAGACTTCCTCAAGAGCGATTACGTCACCGGCCGGGACTGCCGACACTATGGAGGTTTTCGCACCTGTCACATTCACGGTTGAGGAGGTATTCAACCTGATTAAGAAGGTAAAGGGATTCATAATATGGGGCGGAACCCTCAATCTAGCTCCTGCTGACGACATACTCATACGTGTGGAACATCAGTTAAAGTTGGATCCGGTCTCGCAGATGATAGCTTCGATATTATCCAAGAAACTGAGCATGGGGATAAGTAGCTTGATTATAGACATACCTACGGGGAGAGAGGCGAAGGTTGAGAGCGTTGAGGAGGCGCGGAACCTGTCATCGTTGTTCACTCAGGTAGGGGGCAGGTTAGGGCTTAACTTAAGGTGCGCCATAACATACGGAGGGCAACCTATAGGCTATTCTATAGGTCCTGCGTTAGAGGCCCAGGAAGCGCTTCAAACCCTTATGGGTGAAGGACCTATGTCGGTGAGGGAGAAGGCCGTAGCTCTATCGGGGTTAGTGCTTGAGATGGCGGGAGTGGCTCCCAAGGGTGGGGGACGCAAGGTGGCTTCCGACATTCTCGACTCTGGAAAAGCCTACCTGACATTCAAGGCAATCGTGGAGGCTATGGGAGGTAATCCTAATGTGAGGCCTGAGGAGATACCTGTGGGCAAGTACAAGGCCGAGGTTAAAGCACCTATAGACGGATATGTAACGAATGTCTACAATAAATCACTGACACAGTTGGCTGTAGCGGCTGGTGCGCCCTTTGACAAAGGGGCTGGTGTGAAGCTTCATGTAAAGACTGGCCATAAGGTCAGGGAGGGGCAGTTGCTTCTCGAAATTTATAGCAATTCGGAAAGTCTTCTTGACGAAGCGTTGGAATTGATCAGCAAGCTAAGACCAATAAGCATCGAAGGAATGTTGTTGGAGACCTACCCGGAGTACATCTAA
- a CDS encoding L-threonylcarbamoyladenylate synthase, giving the protein MKTKVVKVDPLRPDHGVIAEAAEVLRNGGLVAFPTETVYGLGADAYNANAVRRIFAVKERPPDNPLILHIGDPGDLDLVAKDVPQIAYEVVGKVWPGPVTLVLKRNETVPPEVTAGLPTVAVRCPAHPTALSLIKTLGNPIAAPSANLSGRPSPTSARHVIKDMSGRVELIIDGGDTFLGVESTILNLMSDPPTLLRPGPVGVDVLERLMGVRVIVPSFAKGIMEAEKALSPGLKYRHYSPETPLTLADLGQCYDTDSYVGCVKAVVEEYLRAGLKVIVICSSETCRHYAGVTTLELGSRQNLYEVARNLFKTLREVDEVSADIAVVEGFEERGIGLAIMNRLRKASSRVLSC; this is encoded by the coding sequence ATGAAGACCAAGGTAGTTAAGGTGGATCCCCTGAGACCGGATCATGGGGTTATTGCCGAAGCTGCTGAGGTACTCAGGAACGGTGGTTTAGTGGCTTTTCCAACTGAGACAGTGTACGGGTTAGGAGCTGACGCGTATAACGCCAATGCGGTGAGGAGGATATTCGCTGTTAAGGAGAGGCCCCCTGACAACCCGCTGATACTTCACATCGGGGATCCCGGTGACCTGGATCTGGTGGCCAAGGACGTGCCGCAGATAGCGTATGAGGTCGTTGGTAAGGTTTGGCCAGGACCTGTGACCTTAGTACTTAAAAGGAATGAGACGGTACCGCCTGAAGTGACCGCTGGTCTGCCCACCGTTGCCGTGAGGTGTCCAGCACATCCCACGGCACTTTCCCTCATCAAAACTCTAGGAAATCCCATAGCAGCTCCGAGCGCTAATCTCTCAGGCAGGCCTTCGCCGACGAGTGCGCGGCACGTGATTAAGGATATGAGCGGCAGGGTTGAGCTGATAATAGATGGCGGCGATACGTTCTTAGGAGTTGAGTCCACTATACTCAACCTGATGAGTGATCCACCTACACTGCTGAGGCCAGGCCCTGTAGGGGTTGACGTCCTGGAGAGGTTAATGGGGGTCAGGGTGATCGTGCCCTCCTTTGCTAAGGGGATAATGGAGGCCGAGAAAGCGTTAAGCCCCGGCCTTAAGTACAGACATTACTCTCCTGAAACACCCTTAACCCTGGCCGACTTAGGCCAGTGCTATGACACAGATAGCTACGTAGGGTGTGTTAAAGCAGTGGTTGAGGAGTATTTGAGGGCAGGCCTCAAAGTGATCGTTATATGCAGTAGTGAGACTTGCAGACATTACGCCGGGGTCACCACGCTAGAGCTTGGTTCCAGGCAGAATCTGTATGAGGTGGCGAGAAACCTCTTTAAAACTCTCAGGGAAGTTGATGAGGTAAGTGCAGATATAGCTGTCGTAGAGGGGTTTGAGGAGCGAGGTATAGGGCTTGCAATAATGAATAGACTCAGGAAGGCGTCAAGCAGAGTATTAAGTTGTTAA
- a CDS encoding extracellular solute-binding protein gives MKNVEFKYIEAGWWVDTIKKKDYDVAWGGGPTLFDTVYQAGLLAPLTSPEVLEAVSQIPDYIAGAPMKRVGSDGRIYWVAAAMSSFGFTINTRTLANYGLPQPGSWRDLGNIDYAKKLVSLGSWAVGIADPTQSTSNKGCMK, from the coding sequence ATTAAGAATGTCGAGTTTAAGTACATAGAGGCTGGGTGGTGGGTTGACACAATAAAGAAAAAGGACTACGACGTGGCATGGGGTGGTGGTCCTACACTCTTCGATACCGTGTATCAGGCAGGTCTTCTCGCCCCTCTAACATCACCAGAGGTCCTAGAGGCCGTTAGTCAGATCCCTGATTACATTGCAGGGGCCCCCATGAAGAGAGTAGGCTCTGATGGTAGAATATATTGGGTTGCTGCAGCCATGTCTTCATTCGGCTTTACTATCAACACAAGAACGCTGGCTAACTACGGCCTGCCTCAACCAGGTAGTTGGAGGGATTTAGGCAATATTGACTATGCTAAGAAGTTGGTTAGCTTAGGAAGTTGGGCAGTAGGCATAGCCGATCCGACTCAATCAACAAGCAATAAAGGATGTATGAAATAA
- a CDS encoding TldD/PmbA family protein encodes MKPLLRDIALYALRVAEVLGVSYAEVRTQSVTYELIVADNSVLREFSKTFRMGLGVRVLYNGSFGFSSTNELNKVSVEEVVNRAVATARVSKRVEGLGERELYKGRFTSFFKIKPEDVSDDVKSELTLKVNKAGLSVDGVKSAVTRLGIQRDHRFIVTSDGVELEYESSMLGLSHLSIAFESGSMERVSNQESSMMGWEFIESKDWEGFAIEVSELARKAVKAPLPPSGKAKVVADPEMVGLILHEAFGHASEGDLVASSTSVLKGRLGEAIASPLVTIYDEGMVEGGYFIPFDDEGNLKRKTVVVENGVLKAFLTNRETAARLNLPVSGNGRAQDFTHMPIVRQTNFYMAPRDWNLDEMLEEVRNGIYLVGKSSMGGQVDTGAGTFTFSAGPSRLIKNGELGELVRGVVVSGSILEVLKSVEAVGKDFRIATSVFGGCGKEGQSVRVGDGGPHMLVKELIVGGG; translated from the coding sequence GTGAAGCCTCTGTTAAGAGATATAGCTTTGTACGCTCTACGGGTTGCGGAGGTTCTTGGAGTTTCATATGCTGAGGTAAGGACGCAGTCGGTGACTTACGAATTGATAGTCGCCGACAACTCTGTGTTAAGGGAGTTTTCGAAGACCTTCAGAATGGGGTTAGGTGTTAGAGTCCTCTATAATGGTAGTTTCGGTTTTTCCTCGACTAACGAGTTGAACAAGGTAAGTGTTGAGGAGGTTGTCAATAGGGCGGTAGCAACTGCTAGAGTCTCTAAGAGGGTAGAAGGCTTAGGAGAGAGGGAGTTATATAAAGGTAGGTTCACATCCTTCTTTAAGATCAAGCCGGAGGACGTGTCAGACGACGTCAAGTCAGAGCTTACTCTAAAAGTAAACAAGGCTGGGTTAAGTGTTGATGGGGTTAAGTCAGCTGTGACTAGGCTGGGCATACAGCGTGATCACAGGTTCATCGTCACTTCTGACGGGGTGGAGTTGGAGTATGAGTCCTCCATGTTAGGTCTAAGTCACTTGAGCATTGCTTTCGAGTCAGGCTCTATGGAGAGAGTAAGTAACCAGGAATCGTCTATGATGGGGTGGGAGTTCATTGAAAGCAAGGACTGGGAAGGCTTTGCCATTGAAGTTAGCGAGCTTGCTAGAAAGGCTGTCAAAGCCCCCCTACCCCCTTCAGGCAAGGCGAAGGTTGTGGCGGACCCTGAGATGGTTGGGTTAATACTTCATGAAGCGTTCGGACACGCGAGCGAGGGGGATTTAGTCGCTTCCAGCACATCCGTTCTTAAGGGCAGGTTGGGTGAGGCTATAGCTTCGCCACTCGTAACTATATACGACGAGGGTATGGTCGAGGGAGGGTATTTCATACCCTTCGATGATGAAGGTAATTTGAAGAGGAAGACTGTCGTGGTTGAGAATGGCGTACTTAAGGCGTTCCTCACTAATAGGGAGACAGCTGCAAGACTTAATCTACCCGTCTCTGGTAATGGGAGGGCTCAAGACTTCACACACATGCCGATAGTTAGACAGACTAACTTTTACATGGCGCCGAGAGACTGGAATCTTGATGAAATGCTTGAGGAGGTTAGGAATGGAATTTACCTAGTAGGTAAGAGTAGCATGGGAGGGCAGGTCGATACAGGTGCAGGGACGTTTACGTTCTCTGCAGGGCCGTCGAGACTAATCAAGAATGGTGAGTTAGGCGAGCTGGTCAGAGGCGTAGTTGTTTCGGGTTCTATACTGGAAGTCCTGAAGAGCGTGGAGGCGGTGGGGAAGGATTTCAGGATAGCTACCTCAGTCTTTGGTGGATGCGGTAAGGAAGGACAGAGTGTCAGAGTTGGTGACGGTGGTCCGCACATGTTGGTTAAGGAGCTGATAGTGGGCGGTGGTTAG